The DNA region GCCCGGACATAGCGAGCGTCGCCGCCTTTGGCGTTAGCGATGTCGAGGACGTTCTGGTCGACGTCGAGGCCGGTGACTTGTCGCCCCGCGGCCGCCATCGCAACGGCCGCCCGGCCTGTGCCGCAGCCGAGCTCGAGGACACGCTCGCCGGGAACGTGGTCGAGAAAGCACGCGACGTCAGGCCCGAGGTAGTCGACATCGGGGTACTCGTGGTCGTAGAACCCGGCGATTTCGCGATAATCGGAGGCCATGGTCGCAGAGACTACCGCGTCGGCTGAGTCTCTGGACGCGGCATGCCGCAGATGTGGATGTCGTGGACCTTGCCGAAGTGCCGAAACTCGCGGCGAAGCGTGCCCTCGTGGCGAAAGCCGCACGCCTCGGCGAGATTCAGGCTCCGCTTGTTGTCCACGGCCAACAGGGCTTCGAGCCGCACGAGCTTCGCATAGCAGGCCCACAGGTGCCGCGTGAAGGCGCGTAGTGCTGCCGACGCGACCCCCTGTCCTTCGTGCTCGGCAGCGATGGAGTAGCCGATCCAAGCACGACGCAGCACCGTTCCCATCCCGCCGGCCGTCACGGTGCCGACGATCTTGCCGTCGCGCTGGATGAGTGCGACCTCGCCCCGCTCGTCAGCGAGCATGTCCCACGACTCCCGGATCATCTTGCGTGTGACTTTGACGGTCTTCATCCGCTCCACGAAGCGAAGCAGCGGCTCGAGGCGTTCGCGTTCGCCATCGACGTAGGCGAAGATCTCGCGAGCGTGGTGTGGCTGCTGCAGGACCAGACGCACGTCCGGCCGATCGGTCGGTAGTGCGTAGTCGATCGGCTCGCCGCCGCACTCGTCGTCAATGTGGGCGTAGACGACCTGGTCGGTGATCTCGCCGTCCGGCAGCGGATCGCCAGCTGCGAGCGTGGCTTCGTGCGTGCAGCCGATGCGCTGCATGACGCTGTAGCTCTTCGGGTTCTCAGTGCTGGCACAAAGAAAGACGCGCGGCAGCCGCATCGCACCATGGCCGTGGGAGAGCATCGCGGCGGCAGCACGGGTCATGACGCCCTGACCTTCGTGGCCTTCAGCGAGCCAATACCCGATCTCGCCGGCACGGTCGCGTCGGTCGACGACGGTGAGCCCGACGGAGCCTGCAAGGTCGCCGCGATGCTGAATGATCGCCGTCGCGTCCAATCGTCTGCCGATGTCGTGGCAGCATTTCTGGAAAAACGTGCGAACATCGTCGGCACTCTTGGTTTCGTCGACCCAGTTGAGCCACTTGCGAATCCGCGGGCGCGACCGCTCGATCGCCGCAAACTGTCCGCCCGCGTGCCGCGGCAGCGGCGGCAGCAGCGCGAGGTCGTCGTCGAGTTGGTGTCGATAGTCGAGCACTAGTGACAAATGTATGCGTGGACAGGTCCGAGCTGTAACGATGAGCACGCGCGCGAGCCCCGTGCGTGAGCGAGGGGTTGTCGATCGT from Planctomycetota bacterium includes:
- a CDS encoding GNAT family N-acetyltransferase, which produces MLDYRHQLDDDLALLPPLPRHAGGQFAAIERSRPRIRKWLNWVDETKSADDVRTFFQKCCHDIGRRLDATAIIQHRGDLAGSVGLTVVDRRDRAGEIGYWLAEGHEGQGVMTRAAAAMLSHGHGAMRLPRVFLCASTENPKSYSVMQRIGCTHEATLAAGDPLPDGEITDQVVYAHIDDECGGEPIDYALPTDRPDVRLVLQQPHHAREIFAYVDGERERLEPLLRFVERMKTVKVTRKMIRESWDMLADERGEVALIQRDGKIVGTVTAGGMGTVLRRAWIGYSIAAEHEGQGVASAALRAFTRHLWACYAKLVRLEALLAVDNKRSLNLAEACGFRHEGTLRREFRHFGKVHDIHICGMPRPETQPTR
- a CDS encoding class I SAM-dependent methyltransferase; translation: MASDYREIAGFYDHEYPDVDYLGPDVACFLDHVPGERVLELGCGTGRAAVAMAAAGRQVTGLDVDQNVLDIANAKGGDARYVRADFSEPDWQSVVDGPFDAVCCFFNTFLALADAEAQEHCLRGCHELLAPDGLLWLDVFHPNLDLITNAVGGATELEPVLFS